A window of Castanea sativa cultivar Marrone di Chiusa Pesio chromosome 1, ASM4071231v1 contains these coding sequences:
- the LOC142622544 gene encoding protein DETOXIFICATION 27-like: MGSINEPLLPESKTTEVGFKDKEKKDLSSRVWIESKKLWRIVGPAIFSRIASYTMNVVTQAFAGHLGEVELAAISIANTVIVGFNFGLLLGMASALETLCGQAFGAKRYHMLGIYMQRSWIVLVLCCFLLLPFYVFATPLLKLIGQPDDVAEASGLVACWLIPLHFSFAFQFPLHRFLQSQLKNIVIAWVSLVGLLVNVLTSWLFVYVLDFGLVGAAIALDISWWVLVFGLYGYTAFGGCPLTWHGFSIEAFSGLWEFLKLSAASGVMLCLENWYYRILILMTGFLQNATIAVDALSICMTINGWESMIPLAFFASTGVRVANELGAGNGKAAQFSTIVSVIQSSVIGIFFCTLIMILHDKYAYLFTSTTEVLEAVDKLSVLLAATILLNSVQPVLSGVAVGCGWQAWFAYINLGCYYVVGLPLGLLMGLVFDLGVLGIWGGMIFGGTAIQTVILAIITARCDWEKEAEKASIRVNKWSSPKPQDEEEDQ; encoded by the exons ATGGGGAGCATTAACGAGCCACTATTACCGGAATCAAAAACCACAGAAGTTGGAttcaaagataaagaaaagaaagatcttTCATCAAGGGTGTGGATTGAATCCAAGAAGCTATGGCGCATCGTGGGTCCCGCCATCTTCAGCCGCATCGCTTCTTACACCATGAACGTTGTCACCCAAGCCTTTGCTGGCCACCTTGGCGAAGTTGAGCTTGCTGCCATTTCCATTGCCAACACTGTCATTGTTGGCTTCAATTTTGGACTATTG TTAGGGATGGCAAGTGCGTTAGAGACATTGTGTGGACAAGCATTTGGTGCAAAGAGGTACCACATGTTGGGAATATACATGCAAAGGTCATGGATTGTGCTAGTCCTATGCTGTTTCTTGCTACTACCCTTCTACGTTTTCGCCACTCCGCTGCTGAAACTCATAGGACAACCCGATGACGTGGCAGAGGCTTCAGGTCTGGTGGCTTGTTGGTTAATACCGTTGCATTTCAGCTTTGCGTTTCAGTTCCCTTTGCACAGGTTCTTGCAGTCCCAGCTGAAGAACATAGTGATTGCATGGGTTTCTTTGGTGGGTCTATTGGTGAATGTGTTAACTAGTTGGCTATTCGTTTATGTGTTGGATTTTGGCCTTGTGGGTGCGGCTATTGCTTTGGATATCTCCTGGTGGGTATTGGTTTTTGGGTTGTATGGCTATACTGCTTTTGGTGGCTGTCCTTTGACTTGGCATGGGTTCTCCATTGAAGCCTTTTCTGGCCTATGGGAATTTCTCAAACTCTCTGCTGCTTCTGGTGTTATGCtatg CTTGGAGAATTGGTACTACAGAATACTAATATTAATGACTGGGTTCCTACAGAATGCCACTATAGCCGTGGATGCGTTGTCAATCTG CATGACTATCAATGGCTGGGAGTCGATGATTCCTTTGGCTTTTTTTGCTAGTACCGG AGTTAGGGTAGCCAATGAGTTAGGAGCTGGGAATGGCAAAGCAGCACAATTTTCAACAATTGTCTCTGTAATACAATCAAGTGTGATTGGTATCTTTTTCTGCACTCTAATCATGATACTCCATGACAAGTATGCTTATTTATTCACATCCACCACTGAAGTGCTTGAAGCAGTTGATAAGCTCTCTGTTCTATTAGCTGCTACAATTCTCCTAAACAGTGTTCAACCTGTTTTGTCAG GAGTGGCCGTTGGGTGCGGATGGCAGGCATGGTTTGCATATATAAATTTGGGATGCTACTATGTCGTTGGGCTCCCACTTGGACTTCTGATGGGATTGGTCTTCGACCTTGGAGTTTTG GGTATCTGGGGTGGAATGATTTTTGGTGGGACTGCAATCCAAACAGTGATTTTGGCTATCATAACAGCACGGTGCGATTGGGAAAAGGAG GCTGAGAAGGCTAGCATTCGCGTAAATAAATGGTCAAGTCCTAAGCCacaagatgaagaagaagatcaaTAG
- the LOC142616618 gene encoding protein DETOXIFICATION 27-like → MGSTNEPLLPESATTEVGFKDEEKKDLSSRVWIETKKLWQIVGPAIFSRIASYTMNVITQAFAGHLGEVELAAISIANTVIVGFNFGLLLGMASALETLCGQAFGAKRYHMLGIYMQRSWIVLVLCCFLLLPFYVFATPLLKLIGQPDDVAEASGLVACWLIPLHFSFAFQFPLQRFLQSQLKNIVIAWVSLVGLLVNVLTSWLFIYVLDLGLVGAALALDISWWVLVFGLYGYTAFGGCPLTWHGFSIEAFSGLWEFLKLSAASGVMLCLENWYYRVLILMTGFLQNATLAVDALSICMTVNGWEMMIPLAFFAGTGVRVANELGAGNGKAAQFSTIVSVIQSSVIGIFFCALIMILHDKYAYLFTSSTEVLEEVDKLTVLLAATILLNSVQPILSGVAVGSGWQAWVAYINLGCYYAVGLPLGLLMGLVFDFGVMGIWGGMILGGTAIQTVILAIITARCDWEAEAKKASVRVNKWSTPNPQDEEEDQSEVQQ, encoded by the exons ATGGGGAGCACTAACGAGCCACTATTACCGGAATCGGCAACCACAGAAGTTGGAttcaaagatgaagaaaagaaagatcttTCATCAAGGGTGTGGATTGAAACCAAGAAGCTATGGCAAATCGTGGGTCCAGCCATCTTCAGCCGCATCGCTTCTTACACCATGAACGTTATCACCCAAGCCTTCGCTGGCCACCTTGGCGAAGTTGAACTTGCTGCCATTTCCATTGCCAACACTGTCATCGTTGGCTTCAATTTTGGCCTACTG TTAGGGATGGCTAGTGCGTTAGAGACATTGTGTGGACAAGCATTTGGTGCGAAGAGGTACCACATGTTGGGAATATACATGCAAAGGTCATGGATTGTGCTAGTCCTATGTTGTTTCTTGCTACTACCCTTCTACGTTTTCGCCACTCCGCTGCTGAAACTCATAGGACAACCCGATGACGTGGCAGAGGCTTCAGGTCTGGTGGCTTGTTGGTTAATACCATTGCATTTCAGCTTTGCGTTTCAGTTCCCATTGCAAAGGTTCTTGCAGTCCCAGCTGAAGAACATAGTGATTGCTTGGGTTTCTTTGGTGGGTCTATTGGTGAATGTGTTGACTAGTTGGCTATTCATTTATGTGTTGGATCTTGGCCTTGTGGGTGCGGCTCTTGCTTTGGATATCTCctggtgggttttggtttttgggttgtaTGGCTATACTGCTTTTGGTGGCTGTCCTTTGACTTGGCATGGGTTCTCCATTGAAGCCTTTTCTGGCCTATGGGAATTTCTCAAACTCTCTGCTGCTTCTGGGGTTATGCTatg CTTGGAGAATTGGTACTACAGAGTACTAATATTAATGACTGGGTTCCTACAGAATGCCACTTTAGCCGTGGATGCGTTGTCAATCTG CATGACTGTCAATGGCTGGGAGATGATGATTCCTTTGGCTTTTTTTGCTGGTACCGG AGTTAGGGTAGCCAATGAGCTAGGAGCTGGGAATGGCAAGGCAGCACAATTTTCAACAATCGTCTCTGTGATACAATCGAGTGTGATTGGTATATTTTTCTGCGCTCTAATCATGATACTCCATGACAAGTACGCTTATTTATTCACATCCTCCACTGAAGTGCTGGAAGAAGTTGATAAGCTCACTGTTCTATTAGCTGCTACAATTCTTCTAAATAGTGTTCAACCTATTTTATCAG GAGTGGCTGTTGGATCGGGATGGCAGGCATGGGTTGCATATATAAATCTGGGCTGCTACTATGCCGTTGGGCTCCCACTTGGACTTCTAATGGGATTGGTCTTCGACTTTGGTGTTATG GGCATCTGGGGTGGAATGATTTTGGGTGGGACTGCAATCCAAACAGTGATTTTGGCTATCATAACAGCACGATGTGATTGGGAAGCGGAG GCTAAGAAAGCTAGCGTTCGCGTAAATAAATGGTCGACTCCTAACCCacaagatgaagaagaagatcaaTCGGAAGTCCAACAATGA